Proteins encoded within one genomic window of Argiope bruennichi chromosome 7, qqArgBrue1.1, whole genome shotgun sequence:
- the LOC129975965 gene encoding thiol S-methyltransferase TMT1B-like, whose translation MIFGALITLSWFVLCSLWWMAALTIGIPLTLMLFFSKTFRSSFFSWFFVYIIGPIFQPRTIPPRRKVFQILKDCVADRNKDVPLEVLEIGVGEGPNLAFYPENCNLTVLDKNKFFESFYAKNAKKFPHISYQRTVIQPAENMSDIADSSLDVVVSTYLHCSCDDSMAVLKEVRRVLKPGGKYVFLEHVCYPSNEFGLSIQRLINPIWFLFFNGCTLDRDTAVKIKRAGFSEVICDKYISPYWWMYLVRHQIIGVATK comes from the exons ATGATTTTTGGAGCCCTTATCACATTGAGCTGGTTTGTACTGTGCAGCCTCTGGTGGATGGCTGCTCTTACCATCGGCATACCTCTCACCCTCATGTTATTCTTCAGCAAGACCTTCAGAAGTTCCTTTTTCTCGTGGTTCTTCGTGTACATCATCGGTCCCATCTTCCAGCCCCGAACCATCCCTCCCCGCAGGAAGGTCTTCCAAATCCTCAAGGATTGCGTAGCCGACCGCAACAAGGACGTGCCCCTGGAAGTTCTGGAGATAGGAGTAGGGGAAGGTCCCAACCTGGCATTCTATCCTGAAAACTGCAATCTCACGGTTCTAGACAAGAACAAGTTCTTCGAGTCATTCTACGCCAAAAATGCCAAGAAATTCCCTCACATCTCTTACCAGAGGACCGTCATTCAACCTGCAGAGAACATGAGTGATATTGCAGACAGTTCTCTGGACGTGGTCGTCTCTACCTATCTCCATTGTTCCTGTGACGATTCCATGGCTGTACTCAAAGAAGTCAGAAGAGTCTTGAAGCCC GGTGGAAAGTACGTTTTCTTAGAGCATGTATGCTATCCTTCGAATGAGTTTGGATTATCGATTCAGCGCCTCATCAACCCCATCTGGTTCCTATTCTTCAACGGCTGCACGCTGGATCGCGACACCGCCGTCAAAATCAAGAGAGCTGGATTCTCAGAAGTCATCTGTGATAAATACATCTCACCCTATTGGTGGATGTACTTGGTCAGACACCAAATCATTGGGGTTGCCACCAAATGA